The window TAATTGGGCGAACTAAATCTGTTGACAGAGGCGCGGTCGGAAGTAATTTTATTTACAAAGATGCGGCAGGATAAGGCCATGATTTTTCTATGAAAAAGCGACGAATGAGTTGGACGTTCTCTGCTGTTCCGGTCACGCTCTCTGTCCAAGAGCGTATCGAACCCATCATCCTTAGAGAAAACAGATTTGCCAGAATGTTTCTCTCAATTACGAGGAAACAGGATCGATACCTTCGAGTCTTTAGCCAACAGGCTAGTAAATCCTTAGAATATTTCGAATCGTGTTTGGAGAGAGCTCTTTGATTTGGTTGGTGTTCTTGGCAAGTATTGGAGGGTATCTTTTAGGATCGATTCCTTTCGGCGTCGTCGTATCACGATGGTTGGGCTCACCTGATCCCAGGCTGGCGGGGAGCCGGAATGTGGGATTCACCAATGTCTTGCGGGTCGGTGGGAAAAAGGCCGGGATCCTGACGTTGATCGGTGACATTGGGAAGGGATGGCTCGTCGGATGGATAGGTACTCTACTGTTCCACCAAGAATCCGCTATTCTGCTCGTGGCTCTGGCGTCTATCGTTGGGCATCTCCATTCCGTCTTTCTGAATTTCAAAGGAGGGAAGGGCGTGGCCACGGCGTTAGGAGCTGTACTGGGAGTCGCCCCCTGGGTCGGGCTCACCCTCATGGTTATTTGGATAGGAGTGGTCTTATTGTGGAAATATTCTTCCGGGGGTGCACTTATGGCCTTTGGATTGTTTCCAATTGTGGCGCTGCTGTTTCATCAATCCTGGCTCTTCGTGTTATTCGCCTTTCTAGTGGCTATCCTCATCTGGTCCAAGCACACCGATAATCTTGTCCGTCTCTGGATGGGTACAGAACGGCGCATTGGTGATCGCCCCTCTGATCAAGTCGCTCCTCGTTGAGGAGTAGGTTGTTAAACGTCAACTAGATTTGCGGGTCGCATTGCCGCGGCTGAAATGTTACCGAGAAGGAACCGTTGCCTCATCTACAATGCTACCGGCCGTCGAGGACGACCGGAAAGGAGCATCGATGAAGAGGCAACTGAGTGTAACGAGTCGTCAGGAATTGATGGATTCGCTGCGGGCGCGCTACCGTTCAGGGTCACGAGTGGAAAAATGTCGGATCTTGGACGAATTCGTGGCGGTAACGGGATACCACCGCAAACACTCGATCCGTCTGCTGACACTGGGCAGGGTGGCGCGACCAGCGGTGGCGCGGGCGCGTCCACGTCGCTACGGCAACGCGGTCGCCGAGGCACTGGTGGTGCTGTGGGAGGCCTCCGATCGGGTCTGCGGCAAGCGGCTCAAGGCACTTATCCCGACCCTGCTTGGCGCGCTGGAACGACATGGACATCTGCAGCTCGACCGGGATGTCCGGGTGAAGGTGCTCTCGGCAAGTGCGGCGACGATTGACCGACTCCTCGTCCTGCCCAGAAGCGGGAGTGCTCCCCGTCGGCGCCACCGCTCGGGGCCCACGACGGCCATTCGACGGCGTGTCCCGCTGCGGACCTTCGCCGATTGGGGCGATCCCATTCCCGGGTTCGTCGAAGCGGATCTGGTCGCCCACTCCGGTGAACGCGCCAGTGGCAGCTTCGCGCAGACACTCACACTCACGGACGTGGCGAGTGGCTGGACTGAATGTGTGGCGCTCATCGTACGAGATGGATCGCTTGTCACGGAAGCGCTCACGAAGCTGCGCAGGATCATGCCCTTCCAGCTGCGTGGCGTTGATACGGACAACGGCAGCGAATTTCTGAATGACATCGTCATCGCGTACTGTCACGACCATGCGATCGAGTTCACGCGTTCGCGGCCCTATCGCAAGAACGATCAAGCATGGGTCGAACAAAAGAACGGCTCGGTCGTCCGACGGTTGGTCGGATACCGACGGCTTGAAGGTCTCGCGGCGGTTGGGATCCTGGCTCGGCTCTATGAGGCGGCCAGGCTCTTCGTGAACTTCTTCCAACCCTCGTTCAAACTGGCTTCGAAGACCCGGGTCGGCGCCCGGGTGACGAAACGCTATTACCTGCCGGCTACCCCGAGCGCCAGGCTCTTGGCATCGGAGGCCGTTCCAGAAGAGGTGAAAGACAAACTGCGCGCAGTGGCCTCCTCCTTGGATCCGCTGCGGCTGCTCGATGAGATTCGGACGATGCAGGGCCACCTCGCAGAGATCGCCGCCGGCGAGGTCCCGGCACTGCCTGCGAGCCGAGATCCGGAGCTGGAGACGTTTCTCAAAAGTCTGAGGACGGCCTGGCAGAGGGGCGAAGTGAGGCCAACCCACGCCGTGCAGCCGAAGTCATTGCGGGACTGGCGGACCCGCGTCGATCCCTTCGAGCAGGCCTGGCCCCTAGTTCGCCACTGGCTGGAGGCTGAGCCCGATCGAACAGCCAAGGAGCTCTTCCACCGTCTCCAGGTCGCACAACCCGATACATTCTCAGACGGGCAGCTTCGAACACTCCAGCGGCGGGTCCAGGCGTGGCGGACGGCGGAGGCTCGGCGGCTCATTCTTGCCAATCCCAGCGCGCACGAATGGGCCCGTGATTTCTCCCCCACGCTCGGGTAACATTCTATTGTGAGGCAACACGCCCATCAATCCTAATTGTCGCTGAACAGTAGGTACCATTCCAACCTATAAACCGCTAAGGATACCAGGCAGGCCTACGCTTCGATGCGTGCTGCCCCACCAATGGCTGGATAGTCCGGAAATGGATGTATCCGCAGCGCAGACCTGTTTCATTCCTTCTTCCGGATACGAAATGGGACCTCTGGGGTAGATGAATAGACACATGCCCAGTCTAGTGATTGGCTCTGGCTCTTAGAGCTTTCTGACTTGAGTAAGGAGCTACGCTACAACCTCGCTATTTAGCACATCGCTGGGCGTATCCGCGGCTGTTCCCGCTCGTTGAAATTTCCCTGCCAATGGCGCCTTCAGCCTGGCAGGAATCCCTGGCAACTCACAACTCTCAGTCACACTATTCTTCATTGAAGATCAACTGGGAGGTGAATATGTTGCAGTCTATAACTTCGTTACTTCAAGTAGAACGACCACTGAAATCCTATGCCACCATCGAGCCAGGCATTGTTCAATTGGTAGCAGCCATGAACCGTACCGGTCTCATGCGTACGTACGCGTCGTGTGAGGGTCATTGGTATAGAGCCATGCGCCCATATGTGGCGTTTGAAGCCTCGATCCAGATTGGCAGGGAATTTGCTCGCCTGCTTCGCGAAGACCCAATTGCTCAACCATCACAATTATTGTACGAGTGGTGTCTCGAACCCTGTTTCAATCAGGATTATGACCTCCGATTTAGGCTTTCGTGTTCGCAGTTGGAGTTCCAGTATTACTGGCGGCCGGCACGATTGCGGCATGATATTGAGGCGCTTGCTTCAATGGTCCAGACATTGGGTATTCAAGGTCGGTAAAGGACCATCCACCCATACAACACACCTCCCAAGAATAGAAGTCCAGGGATAACATAGCGAACAAGTAAATACCGTTGATACTTTTGGGTATTCGGGTGTTTTTCCCCACAACCAGGACACTGTTCAGCAGTTTTGCTTAAAAGCCGTTCGCATATTCGACAGGGGAAAAGCGACATACCTTGGTCCTCCATACAACATGCCCGGACTCTCTATCGACAAGCTGAAGAACATCTTGAGCATTCAAGTGACTCGCTGAACAGAGTAGTGACAAAAGCCTTCGATAAAGGCTGGGCATATGACAAAATGTCGTCAAACCACAATATATTGTTGACAAACATATTTCATGCCTATATGTAGACATTCGGCACAGACGTTGAACGAACAATCCGAGTGTACCAGTAACACCGGATGACAGGTTATGTCTCGACCTGCAGAATTTACTTTTGGGGGATTTCTGACTTTGTCAGCACCTCTCATGCATTGAGGTTAACGCGAAAGGACGCCATGAGCGATACCCATCAAGTCATCTGCTACCCCGTTGGCAACGGAGATACAACTCAAATCGTCTTATCAAACGGGCGGCGCATACTGCTGGACTACTGTCACCGGCAGAATGGAGAAGATTCTGAAACGCCAGAGATTGATCTGAACGCGCGACTCAAAGAAGAACTCCAACAGGCCGAACGCGACTATTTCGACATAGTGGGATTCACACATGCGGACCGCGACCATATTCAGGGCAGCACTGAATTCTTTGAACTCCAGCACGCTGAAAAATATCGTGGTCAGGGGCGTATCAAAATTCGCTGTTTATGGGTACCTGCCGCCATCTTGCTTGAGGAGGCCGAAAGGGATGAACAGAGTGAGGAGTTTTGCATTCTACGCCAGGAAGCACGGTATCGGTTGCTGGAGGGAAAGGACATCCTGGTGTTCTCAAAACCGATGGCACTCGCTGAATGGTTAGAACCAAAGCTCAAAGAGCGTGGCGAATCGGCGAACGCACGCGATCATTTGTTCATCGATGCGGGCACGATCGTTCCCGGATTCTCACTGACGAAAGATGGAGTCGAGTTCTTCTGCCATTCACCGTTCATCAAGCATTGCGATGAAGGGGATATCATTCGGAACTCCGCAGCGCTTATTTTCAACATCCGGTTTCACTCAGATCACTCACACTATGACTACCTTCATATTGGTGATGCCGCGTGGGAAGACATTGAAGACATTGTCAATACGACTCGATATCACAAGAACGATGATCGACTCGAATGGAATCTCTACAACATCCCCCATCATTGCAGCTATCTCGCGTTAAGCGATGACAAAGGAACCCAAGAAACGGAACCCAAGCCTCTTGTCAAAGACTTGCTCCTGCAAGGGAGGAACGAAGCGTACATCATCAGCTCCAGTAAACCGATCCTCGACTTGAAGGAGTCTTACCTTGAAATACAGCCACCGCACATACAGGCGCGCAAAACCTATGAGCGACATTTAAAAGAAGTGGGTGGCCGCAAATTTGTGGTAACGATGGAGGAGCCCACCGCCAAGAAACCGGAACCACTTATCTTCGAAGTTACAACTGCCGGGATTACCTGGCAACGTTCTTCATCTATCGGCGCTGCAGCGATCGTAACTTCTAAACCTCTCCGAGCTGGATGATGGGCGACACCTACTACGAACTGACAGAGTTTTCCCCTGTTGCCGACGTCAACGAATTCACCTTTGACCGCACACGGAGCATATTTGCCGCCCTCCAACAGCAGCGCGATTACTCCGTCCAGGGATTACTGAAGCGTGCGGATCGAAAGGTCGAGTGTATCGTAGTCGATGTCGAATCAGACGGAGTACCCCCACGTAACATTCACGGTATCAAGTACAGGGAACGCCTGGCGTTGTGCATTCTGGAAAACGAAAAACAGTTGGTGGAGGTGTATGCACTTCGCAAAGACTTTCCGATCCTGATGCATCAAAATTTAAGTCCACCAGATGCTCCACGAAGCCTATGTCTATATTTTGAACCGCCGGCCTCGGTCACCCGTTCTTGGACACCGCAGAAGTTTTTGCGCCGAATCCAGTCGTGGCTTGAAAAGAGTGCCAAAGGAGAAATTCATCCTGCGGATCAGCCGGTCGAACAACTGTTTTTTGCGAGCAAGTACGAACTCGTCTTGCCATGGAATTTCGATGAGCTCAAAGAGGGCAAGGACAATCACACGGTGATTGTAGCGGGGCCAGAACGCCCCGGAGAAGGACTGACCTGCTTTCTCAAACCTCTTCAGGTACATACCAAGCCACCAAAAGGGACCGTCAAGCATATCGAATTCACACTACCCCCGATCGTGCATGGCCACATTGAGTACGATCCAACCACACTAGGTGCACTTGCGGACATTCTGACGCGCCATGGAATCGACATTCTGCCCGACCTGCAGAAAGCGTTGCGAGATGGGGTGGATGAGAAGGGAGTGCCTGAGTCCGCCGATAACTCGTTGACAGCCATCTTACTTCATATCCCGATGGCCAGGACGGAGGCCACCCTTCCCGAAAAGTTCTTCCATCGAGCTTTCATGGTTCCGTGTGGGGTCCGCCATCTTGGTCTCCTTACCGGCGCCATCGTTTTGGTAGAAGTTCCTGAGGGTCGCAGGTCGCTGAAGAAGTATTTTAGTGGCGAAGGCGTGTTAGGGGACCAACGGCCCACTCAATGGCGTGATGAGGCTATTTACCCGATGGAGGTTCTTCGACAAAACGACACGTCATCTGCAAGAAGGCAATCAGGTATCTCGGGCAATGGCCCCGCCGGCGTGTTGGTCGGCGCTGGCTCACTCGGTAGCGCCTTACTCAATATCTGGGGACGCAGTGGCTGGGGCCGGTGGACCGTCATCGACAATGACCACATTAAACCTCACAACCTATCGAGACATACGGCCTTGGCAATACACATAGGCCAGCCAAAGGCCACGGTTGTCGCAGAGCTGCATGACGCCGTAATGGAAGGTGCCAGTGGAATTACTCCCTTGTATGCAGATGCATGCGATTTATCACAGGAATCGGTTACCAATGCATTGACATCGGCACAGTTGACTATCGACGCGTCGACGACACTGGAATACCCTCGTATCATGAGTGGTACAGAGAAAGTAGGGAGACATATTTCAGTGTTCATAACCCCGAGAGGAACTGATGCGGTTTTGCTTGCTGAAGATGAACAACGACACATTCGATTGCGCACCCTAGAGGCTCAGTACTACCGCGCTTTGATTCACGAATCATGGGGCCAGAACCATCTGGACGACAACCTAGGGTCCTTTTGGAGTGGAGCCAGTTGTCGTGACATGTCAACCGTTCTTCCCTATTCGAAAGTTTTGAGTCATGCCAGCATATTGGCAGAACAGATTCCAATCATGGCAGCCTCTCCGAGAGCGCTAATTCGAGTATGGCAGCGCGATCCTGAGCGCAGTTCACTAGCGGTGCATGATGTTACGCCTGCACAAGAAATACACATGGACATCGGGAAAATGGCGTTGTTCATTGACAGTGGAATAGTCCAGCAACTTTGCACATGGAGAAACGGGAGCCTTCCGAACGAAACTGGGGGGGTGCTATTGGGTTATTATGATTTCAACGTCTCTTCCGTAACTATCGTTACAGCTCTTCCTGCACCGACGGATAGTAAGTCGAGTCCAGGAGGGTTCGAGCGCGGTATTGTCGGTTTGGAAGAAGCCGTCCGCGAAGCTTCAAGACGAACCGCGGGAATCGTTGGCTACATCGGCGAATGGCACAGCCATCCACCAAGACATTCTGCCTCACCGAGTAAGGCAGATTTGATCCAGCTCTGTGACCTCGCCCGAGGAATGGCAGAAGACGGTTTGCCTGCTGTCCAACTGATAGTTGGAGAGAACGATGTTCGGATCCTGCACGGCGCAGTAGATCAATGAGGTCAGGCTCATGTCCAAGCATTGCCCTGGCTCTATCAGGTGGTGGCATTCGAGCGATGGTCTTCCACCTTGGAGTCATGCGACTTCTTGCTGAACGATGTTTGTTAGAGCAGGTCCATCGGATTTCAACTGTCTCAGGTGGCAGCTTGCTGGTAGGCCTTATACTTCAGGAAAATCAAACCCAGTGGCCATCTTCTGAACACTTCCTGACAGCGGTGTACTCCAGCCTCCGCGAGAAGTTGTGCCAAAGAAGTTTTCAGTGGGGAGCATTGAGACAGCTTCTCAATCCGGCAAACTTTCCATTCATCTTGTCTCGTGCAAACCTGTTAGCGTTGGCGATCGAAAAGGAATGGAATATTCGGTTCAAACTGTCTGAATTACCGCGTACACCGGAGTGGTCCATTAACGCTACAACGGCTGAGAACGGCAAACGCTTTCGGTTCAAGCGCAGCGACATCGGAGATTATCAGTTAGGCTACGCTCTCCCTGGAAACTTTCCTCTTGCTCATGCGATGGCGGTCTCCGCAGCCTTTCCTGGCGGCTTCGGACCACTGCAACTGAATGCCAAGCTTTTTGACTGGCAAAAAAAGGAATGGAATGCCCCATCAGGCAGTGAGCGATCCATCGATATTGGCTACAACGCTCTGCACCTATACGATGGCGGCGTCTATGACAACCTCGGGCTGGAGCCGTTCTTCGATGCGGGACGTGGAAAGTCCAAACATCCTGAGAACGTTATAATCGTGTCAGATGCCGGACGGCCTTTACCATCTGGTTTTTCATGTTTCGCACTGAACCCATTCCGGCTTAAGCGCGTCGCTGACATTATGTCAGATCAGTCCCATGCACTGCGTGTTCGAACCTTTTCGAACTACCTCCAAGAAAGCCATGGGCGAGGTGCGTTCATTTATATTGGTACACCGGTAGAGGCTCAGTTGCCGTGCAAGTCGGCTACGTTTGCGGCAAACTTTCCGACCACTTTGCGCCGAATCGATTTGGCCGAGTTCGACATGCTCGCCGACCACGGGTATCGGGTAACGAAGCATGTTGAGCAGGTCTATGGCTTGTGTGGCCCACCAGGCAAGACGCAAACCTTGTAACAGGGTCTCACCTTGAGGAGTTCTCCGTTCCGGTCAGAGTATCAGACTGCTGAGACCGGCTGTCACTCCGCTGGCGGCAATCCTATGACTATGGCAGTAGTGTAGGAACCATCAGCCTGACCGAGGCACTTATACGGGGGACTTCATCCCCTGTGTGTGAATCACGCTCAAGAATTGGTCAGCCTGAGAGGATCGAATCGAATGTGCCTCACAGCGCAACGCCTGTTCCCGTTTGACTTCAAATCAGAACATTAGGCGCGCTGGTTCAACTTAGCGAGAGGGTAGGGTGTCGACTTCGTGAAGTCAATCAGTGGAGTCACAGTCCAAGGCAAGCCACTCTTGCGAGCAGACTGAAAGAGTGGTAAGGTTCCCTTGTTCAGGAGATGCTCCATGCGCCGCTTCCGTCCCTTCCTCTCAACGACCTTGGTGCTGCTTCTTCTCGTGTTGAGCTTCAACGCCTATGCCTGCCTCTTGCCGGTGAGCAGCAGTTCAAGCACGGAGATGGGCAATGGCTGCTCAACACCTGCAGAGCAACCGGCACGGCAGGTGTGCGACGCCTTTAAGACGTTCAATGTCGAGGCGTCCGGTCAGAGCCAGCCCACGTTCGATAGCCAGATGGTCTCGTTCGGAGAAACAGTCTCGGGTGTTCTTCTCTCGTTACCCTTCACAAACGGTATCCTCAAGTATCCTTTCCCCTCAGACAGTTCGTCTCAACTGCTTCGGACGAGCACCATCGTGCTTCGCATTTGATCCTCCCATCCTGAGTTTTCTCAACCTGTTCTAAATCCAATTGATCATTCTTCGTGCTGAACGACTTAGGCCGTTCTGCTCGGTCGTTCGCACCGAGAGCCGGTTGTTCGGTTGGGGTGCTGAGCCCAAGAGTATACAAAGGAGGATTCTCATGAGATGGAATCCAGTACATCAGTGCCTCACGATGGCCATGGCCGGAGTGCTGTGTGTCGGTGGACTCCCATACCGTGCCGATGCGGATGAACGCGTTCAGCCAGCGACGTTGGGCTTGTCAGGGTTGATCCAGGAAGTCTTGGCGCGGAATCCTGAAATCCAGGCGGCGCGGCAGCAAGTTGAAGCGGCCACGCAACGGGTGCCGCAAGCGCGGTCGCTGGATGATCCGACACTATCGGTTCAGCTCTGGAATTTCCCCCAGACCTTCAACGTGACACAAACGCAGAATGCGATCTTTGGTGTGTCGCAAACCTTTCCGTTCCCAGGCAAGCTGGCCCTCAAGGGGGAAGTGGCCAGTCGCTCGGCCGACATGACTGAGCAGGCCTTGCGCGCGAAGGAACGGGACCTAATCGCCCGCCTCAAGCAGGCTTACTACGACTTGTTTTTTGCACACAAGGCGCTCCAAATCCACCACGAACAAATCGACCTGCTCAAACAGTTGTTTGAGATCGCGACTGCGAAGTTCCGCACTGGGAAGGGCAGTCAGGTCGATGTATTGAAAGCCCAGGTCGAGCTCTCCACTCTGTATCAGCAACTCCCCGTTCTGGAACAGCGTCGCGACAGCGCCCAGGGTGGACTGAACACATTGTTGGATCGGGATCCACGGTTTCCGTTGGGGCCTCCACAGGAGCCGCGTGAGGGGCGGTTCGAGAAAGACCTTGAGGACCTGTATCCGATGGCGGTGCAGGCCAGACCGGAACTGAAGGCTGCCGAATTGTCCATTCAGCGGAGTGAACAGTCTCATGCGCTGGCCCAGCGCCAGTATTACCCGGATGTCAGTGTGGCGTTCCAGCGTTTCCAGAACTTTCATGCGAACGACGGGTTCGGCGCCGTGGTGTCCATCAACATGCCGTTCGCCTTCTGGACCAAGCCGAAGTACGACGCCAGAGTGCGAGAGGCTGGGGCGGCGGTCGTGGCGGCACGCGCAGACCTCCACACAGCGGAAAACCTGACCCGCTTCCAGATCCGGGACCTGCTGGCAAAAGTCCGGGCGAGTTGGGAAGTGGCGGTGCTGTACCGGACCACGGTGCTGCCGCAGGCCGAGCAGGGCGTGGAAGCCGCGCGGGCCGGCTATCGCACAGGAAGGACGTCCTTTCTAGATCTTATCGACGCAGACCGGGCCTTGCGGGAGTTTCAACTGGCGTACTGGCGAGTGCTGGTCGATCGCGAATCCCGCGTAGCTGAGCTCGAACAGGTCGTCGGCACGGAATTGTAAAGAGTGAGGGATGTCATGATGACGAAAATGTGGAGTCAAAGACGAACCATGTGGATCGCGACCGGAGCTGGAATCGTGATGCTGACGCTCGGGTCATGGTTCATGACCGGATGGGAGCGACACCAAGTCCTTCCCCCTGACGAGAAGACGTCCGATCAAAGCCAGACGGAGCAGAAGGAGCGCAGCCTGCAGGGGATGCCGATGTCTCCCAGCCAGGAAACTGGTCCTCCCCAGGCCTATGCCATGGTGACGCCGACGAAACAGCAGTTGATTGGGGTCAAGACAGCCGTGGTCGAGACACGTCCGCTGGAGACCACCGTCCGGGCGGTCGGCAGAGTGGACTACAACGAAGAACGCATTACGCATATCAACCTGCGGGTCTCGGGATGGGTGGAAGAGCTCTTTGTGGACTATACGGGACAGGTCGTGCACAAGGGTCAGCCGCTGTTCACGCTGTATAGCCCTGACTTGGTCGCCAGCCAGGATGAGTACCTGCTGGCGCTGCGAACGCAAGCCAAGGTGAAAGACAGTCCTCTTGCCGAAGTTCACGAGCAGGCGGAGCACATGGTGGACGCGGCACGCGACCGGTTACGCCTATGGACGGTCTCGGATCAACAGCTCGACGAGTTGGCTCGGAGGGGCAAGGCCAAGACCGCGATACCGATCTATTCGCCCTTCAGCGGCTACGTCACGGAGAAAAAAGTCTTCAGGGGGATGTTTGTGGAGCCCGGGATGAGGCTCTACACGATCGCGGACTTGTCGACGGTCTGGGTGAATGCCGAGATCTACGAGTTCGAGGTCCCGTTTGTCAAGGTCGGGCAGCAAGCTGCTCTCACGTTCTCCTCGTATCCAGGACAACCGTTTTATGGACGGGTCTCGTACATCTACCCCTACCTGAACGAGCAAGCTCGTACCGTCAAAGTCCGCGTGGAATTACCGAACCCGGGTTTACGACTCAAGCCGGAGATGTACGGAGACGTGCTGCTCAAGATCAATCGCGGAAACCAAGTCGCGGTTCCCGAACAGGCGGTGCTGGACTCTGGAACGCGGAAGCAGGTCTTTCTGGTTCGCGGGGAAGGGCTTTTTGAACCACGGGAAGTCAAGGTGGGACCAAAAATCGGAGCCTTTTATGAGGTTCAGGAGGGGATCGAGGCAGGTGACCGGGTGGTGACATCCGGAAACTTTCTGATCGATTCGGAGAGCAAGCTCATGGCCGCCATGGACATGATGGGTTCGCTGGGGATGGGCGGCATCAAAATGGAACAGGCGCAGATGGGCCAGATGGACATGGGTGGCATGCCAATGGGAGAAACACAGCCGGAGAAGACGACGCAAATGGCGAAGGCGTCGGGAGACAAGAAGGCAGGGGGGCTGACTCTTGCGCTCTCGACAGAACCCGCCTCACCGCGGATTGGCGAAAATCTCATCCGAGTCACCCTGAAAGGTGAGGGAGGCAATCTGGTGGTCAACGCAACAGTTCAGCTCACCTACACGATGCCGATGCCGGGTATGATGCCGGCCAGGGTGCCGATGAAACCCGGTAAGGACGGGGCCTATGAGGCGAAGGTCAATCTTGGCATGGGTGGCCGGTGGGACCTGACCGTCACCGTGCAGCGTGCTGGCGAGGCCGATGTGAAGGAAACGTTTCCCGTGACCGCAGGCGGCGGCGGGGGTATGTCTGGCATGCCGGGAATGTGAGAAGGAGACGATCATGGAAAGCATCTGGCGAACGAGACTGATCAACATGTTCGTATTGCTGGTCGCGATGGGATTGTCAGCCTGCTCATTCCTCGCCACTCCTCCTGCTGAGCTGTTAGCCAGGAATGATCATGTGGCGTTGGCCGCTTGGTATGAGAATGAAGCAGCCAGGCTCCGCCAGAAGGCAACGGAGATGGACCAGATGGTGGAGGAATACCGGAGGGATCCAGAACGAGCACAGCGGATGATGTCCCACGGCAGTCCTAAGGTTGATTTTGTCCAGCAATGTCACATCCTCGCCGCGGCCTATAGGAATGCAGAAAAAGAAGCTGAGACCTTGGCCAAATCTCATCGTGAGTTCATCCCGTGATGCGACAGAGAGAAGGGCATCCGGCCTTCGGTCTTACCAGAGGCATTCGGAACGAGATGGGTGAAAAGTGATCGAACGGGTCATCGAGTGGAGTACAAAAAATACATTTCTGGTCTCGCTCGCGCTGCTCTTCCTGATGGGTTGGGGGGGATGGGCCGTCTATCACACGCCATTAGATGCGATTCCGGATCTGTCTGATGTGCAGGTGATCATCTTCACCGAGTGGCCGGGACGCAGCCCAGACCTCGTGGAGGACCAAATCACCTATCCGATTATTACCTCGATGCTGGGGGCGCCCCGGGTCAAAAATGTCCGGGGCCAGTCCTTTCTTGGGCTG is drawn from Nitrospira sp. ND1 and contains these coding sequences:
- a CDS encoding efflux RND transporter periplasmic adaptor subunit, whose product is MMTKMWSQRRTMWIATGAGIVMLTLGSWFMTGWERHQVLPPDEKTSDQSQTEQKERSLQGMPMSPSQETGPPQAYAMVTPTKQQLIGVKTAVVETRPLETTVRAVGRVDYNEERITHINLRVSGWVEELFVDYTGQVVHKGQPLFTLYSPDLVASQDEYLLALRTQAKVKDSPLAEVHEQAEHMVDAARDRLRLWTVSDQQLDELARRGKAKTAIPIYSPFSGYVTEKKVFRGMFVEPGMRLYTIADLSTVWVNAEIYEFEVPFVKVGQQAALTFSSYPGQPFYGRVSYIYPYLNEQARTVKVRVELPNPGLRLKPEMYGDVLLKINRGNQVAVPEQAVLDSGTRKQVFLVRGEGLFEPREVKVGPKIGAFYEVQEGIEAGDRVVTSGNFLIDSESKLMAAMDMMGSLGMGGIKMEQAQMGQMDMGGMPMGETQPEKTTQMAKASGDKKAGGLTLALSTEPASPRIGENLIRVTLKGEGGNLVVNATVQLTYTMPMPGMMPARVPMKPGKDGAYEAKVNLGMGGRWDLTVTVQRAGEADVKETFPVTAGGGGGMSGMPGM